The following are encoded together in the Candidatus Desulfofervidus auxilii genome:
- a CDS encoding helix-turn-helix domain-containing protein, with translation MKTLADRIKFLYKQSGLTQDKFAKLLGIHKHTLSLYMNGNRSPRADTLHKIITQLNVNPNWLLMGEGIPFETPKTQSQTQYFSEEYVMIPLLDTEIAADVADIWPSEKIIDYCPFKRIWLCKEYGCNEEKLKRFVILRCRGDSMSPTINNGEFMIVDTNLECRIEIIDDGIYIVRREDGSISVKRVLLKESDTLFCVSDNKAYKPFTIKIQAGKTIQYYVLGRVVWTWHKLR, from the coding sequence ATGAAAACATTAGCGGATCGGATTAAATTTCTTTACAAACAATCGGGACTTACACAGGATAAGTTTGCTAAACTTCTTGGTATACACAAGCATACTCTATCTTTGTATATGAATGGTAACCGAAGTCCACGAGCGGACACTTTACATAAAATAATTACACAATTAAATGTTAACCCAAATTGGCTTCTTATGGGAGAAGGAATACCTTTTGAAACACCTAAAACACAATCACAAACACAATACTTTTCAGAAGAATATGTTATGATTCCACTTTTAGACACAGAAATTGCTGCTGATGTTGCGGACATCTGGCCTTCAGAAAAAATTATTGATTATTGCCCTTTTAAACGCATCTGGCTATGTAAAGAATATGGTTGTAATGAAGAAAAATTAAAACGTTTTGTCATCCTCCGGTGCCGTGGAGATTCTATGTCACCTACTATAAATAATGGTGAATTTATGATTGTCGATACTAATCTTGAATGCCGAATTGAAATTATAGATGATGGTATTTATATTGTACGTAGAGAAGACGGTAGTATTTCAGTCAAAAGAGTTTTATTAAAAGAATCAGATACACTATTTTGTGTTAGCGATAATAAAGCTTATAAGCCATTTACTATAAAAATTCAAGCAGGAAAGACTATACAATATTATGTTCTCGGTCGTGTTGTCTGGACTTGGCATAAACTAAGATAA
- a CDS encoding chemotaxis protein CheW, with product MRTNKNTFEQLLSFADIEKNKKEVVGVTERRAGKYLTFRLGGEEYGLEILKVREIIGMMPITRVPRTPDFVRGVINLRGKIIPVVDLKRKFGMESTEETDQTCIIVVDVSCNGNVAQMGILVDSVSEVLDINDEDIEDAPSFGMSFNTDFILGIAKAKGMVKILLNIEKVLTTEDLAAMARENLATSNKLMKGGHENGESN from the coding sequence ATGAGAACTAATAAAAATACATTCGAACAACTTTTAAGTTTTGCCGATATAGAAAAAAATAAAAAGGAGGTGGTAGGAGTGACAGAAAGGAGGGCAGGGAAATATCTGACTTTCAGGCTTGGGGGTGAGGAATATGGGTTAGAAATTTTAAAGGTAAGGGAAATTATTGGGATGATGCCTATAACACGTGTTCCCAGAACTCCTGATTTTGTTCGTGGTGTTATCAATCTGCGTGGGAAGATTATTCCTGTAGTAGATTTGAAGAGAAAATTTGGTATGGAGAGCACTGAGGAGACAGACCAGACATGTATTATTGTGGTGGATGTATCATGCAATGGCAATGTAGCCCAGATGGGCATCTTAGTGGATAGTGTATCTGAGGTGCTTGATATTAATGATGAGGACATTGAGGATGCTCCTTCATTTGGGATGAGTTTTAATACTGATTTTATTTTAGGTATAGCCAAAGCTAAAGGGATGGTGAAGATACTACTTAATATTGAAAAGGTTTTAACAACTGAAGACCTTGCCGCTATGGCAAGGGAAAATTTAGCCACTTCTAATAAACTTATGAAAGGAGGGCATGAAAATGGCGAGTCAAATTAA
- a CDS encoding methyl-accepting chemotaxis protein translates to MASQIKEKVDQLSMLHEEIRQLAHAVVEGRLETRIDTSKFEGEYQELVQDVNNMLDSLVSPINIAAEYVDRVSKGDIPEKITEEYKGEFNKIKNGLNGMIDALNGLINEAAKMEEAAVQGQLDVRADVSKYQGAWARIVQGLNNTAEAMIAPMRDIGNVLNRLADGQTDVQVTNDYKGDYNVLKTACNNLAQQLHTLIFEDAGRVLQLAAQKDLTQRVEKTYKGNFEKMKENINMVLEVLNDSVTQVTKATEQLTAASTQINSSSQSLAEAASEQASSLEEISSSLEEITATTKQNADNAKQAAAMANDARNNADEGKKAMQKMFEAISKIKTSSDETAKIVKTIDEIAFQTNLLALNAAVEAARAGDAGKGFAVVAEEVRNLAQRSAEAAKNTAALIEESQKNAENGVAVCEQVGTILDKIADNVHKATQLINEVSAACEEQAQGIEQINTAVAQLDKVTQQNAANAEESASAAEELNAQAEELTAMISNFILSTDGSKMRAPQPKQRLQVQACGKAVHKVSQSKKTSKVKQTAKIKPKKVIPLEGEAEEL, encoded by the coding sequence ATGGCGAGTCAAATTAAGGAAAAAGTAGATCAACTTTCAATGTTACATGAAGAAATACGGCAATTAGCTCATGCTGTAGTTGAGGGAAGGCTTGAAACCCGGATTGATACTTCAAAGTTTGAAGGAGAATATCAAGAGTTAGTTCAGGATGTTAATAATATGCTTGATAGTTTAGTTAGTCCTATTAATATAGCAGCTGAGTATGTGGATCGTGTCAGTAAGGGTGATATTCCAGAAAAGATCACTGAAGAATATAAAGGTGAGTTTAATAAAATCAAAAATGGTTTAAACGGCATGATTGATGCATTAAATGGTTTAATTAATGAAGCAGCAAAGATGGAGGAAGCAGCAGTTCAGGGACAACTTGATGTTCGAGCTGATGTTTCTAAATATCAAGGTGCTTGGGCTAGGATAGTGCAGGGATTAAATAATACAGCTGAGGCAATGATTGCTCCCATGCGGGATATTGGAAATGTGTTAAATAGACTAGCAGATGGACAAACAGATGTTCAAGTAACTAATGATTATAAAGGTGATTATAATGTCTTAAAAACCGCATGTAACAATTTAGCACAACAATTACATACCTTAATTTTTGAAGATGCTGGTCGGGTATTACAACTGGCTGCACAAAAAGACCTAACTCAAAGAGTTGAAAAAACTTACAAAGGGAATTTTGAAAAAATGAAAGAAAATATTAACATGGTTTTAGAGGTACTTAATGATTCTGTTACTCAGGTAACAAAGGCAACTGAGCAGCTAACAGCAGCCAGCACTCAAATTAATTCTAGCAGTCAAAGTCTTGCTGAAGCTGCTTCTGAGCAAGCCAGTTCACTTGAGGAAATTTCAAGTAGTCTTGAAGAGATAACAGCCACAACCAAACAAAATGCTGACAATGCCAAACAGGCTGCTGCCATGGCAAATGATGCTCGTAACAATGCAGATGAGGGCAAGAAAGCAATGCAAAAAATGTTTGAAGCCATTTCTAAGATTAAGACATCTTCAGATGAGACAGCAAAGATTGTAAAGACCATTGATGAGATTGCTTTTCAGACAAATTTACTTGCTTTAAATGCGGCTGTTGAAGCAGCCAGGGCAGGTGATGCTGGAAAGGGCTTTGCTGTGGTGGCTGAAGAGGTGCGCAACTTAGCACAGCGGAGTGCTGAGGCTGCCAAGAACACAGCTGCACTTATTGAAGAATCCCAAAAGAATGCAGAGAATGGGGTGGCAGTTTGTGAACAAGTAGGAACTATACTTGATAAGATTGCTGATAATGTTCACAAAGCAACACAGCTTATAAATGAAGTTTCTGCTGCTTGTGAAGAGCAAGCTCAAGGTATTGAGCAGATTAATACTGCTGTAGCTCAATTAGACAAAGTTACCCAACAAAATGCTGCCAATGCCGAAGAATCGGCTAGTGCTGCAGAGGAGCTTAATGCTCAAGCAGAAGAGCTTACAGCCATGATTTCCAATTTTATTTTAAGCACTGATGGTTCAAAAATGCGGGCACCGCAGCCAAAGCAGCGCCTGCAGGTCCAAGCTTGTGGCAAAGCGGTGCACAAAGTATCTCAAAGCAAGAAAACTTCTAAAGTGAAACAGACTGCCAAAATTAAGCCAAAGAAGGTCATTCCTTTGGAGGGAGAAGCCGAAGAACTTTAA
- a CDS encoding protein-glutamate O-methyltransferase yields the protein MFNIPLLSDREFKVIRKLVYEKSGIALGDEKKSLVQSRLGKLLRKRGINSFKQYLQKVINDSTGEELTELINAISTNFTHFFREKEHFEFLKNIIIPACNHKKIIKIWSAGCSSGEEPYSIAITLFEAIKDIKRWQVKILATDISTQVLKKAIDGIYKKEQLVTLSKTLLFKYFEKRQGYYQIRPEIKGLIKFKKLNLLDPFPFNTQFNVIFCRNVMIYFDKQTKEQLVNRLYDYVMPGGYLFVGHAEGLMGLKHKFRYVKPAIYQKIDR from the coding sequence ATGTTTAACATACCATTGCTTTCTGACAGGGAATTTAAAGTTATAAGGAAACTTGTTTATGAAAAAAGTGGAATTGCTTTAGGTGATGAGAAGAAAAGTTTGGTGCAAAGTCGTTTAGGAAAATTACTTAGAAAACGTGGAATTAATTCTTTTAAACAATATCTTCAAAAAGTGATCAATGATTCTACAGGAGAAGAACTGACAGAGCTTATAAATGCTATCTCTACAAATTTTACACATTTTTTTAGAGAAAAAGAACATTTTGAATTTTTGAAAAATATAATTATACCTGCATGTAACCATAAGAAGATAATAAAAATCTGGTCAGCAGGATGTTCTTCAGGTGAGGAACCATATTCTATTGCTATCACTCTATTTGAAGCAATTAAGGACATAAAAAGATGGCAAGTAAAGATATTAGCTACAGATATATCTACTCAAGTGCTTAAAAAGGCTATAGATGGGATTTATAAAAAAGAACAGTTGGTGACTTTATCCAAAACATTATTATTTAAATATTTTGAAAAACGGCAAGGCTATTACCAAATAAGACCGGAAATAAAGGGGTTAATCAAATTTAAAAAACTAAATCTACTTGATCCCTTTCCATTTAATACCCAGTTTAATGTGATTTTTTGCCGAAATGTTATGATTTATTTTGATAAGCAAACTAAGGAACAACTTGTTAATCGTCTTTATGATTATGTAATGCCTGGTGGATATTTATTTGTAGGTCATGCAGAGGGTTTAATGGGTTTAAAGCATAAATTTAGATATGTAAAGCCAGCGATTTATCAAAAAATAGACAGATGA
- a CDS encoding chemotaxis protein CheD — MKVSNDSDVILVTHALGSCIGLAVYDPVVKVGGLLHYMLPESRINPKKAKENPFMFADTGIPLLFKTCYRYGAIKQRMIVKVAGGAQIMDEKGQFNIGQRNYAALRKIFWKNGVLIQAEDVGGFVNRTMELDIETGEVRLKLPGQNIKKL, encoded by the coding sequence ATGAAGGTGAGTAATGACTCAGACGTCATTCTAGTTACACATGCTTTAGGTTCTTGTATTGGTTTAGCTGTATATGACCCTGTAGTAAAAGTTGGGGGGCTGTTGCATTATATGCTTCCAGAATCAAGAATTAATCCTAAAAAAGCTAAGGAAAATCCTTTTATGTTTGCTGACACAGGTATTCCTTTGCTTTTTAAAACTTGTTATCGATATGGTGCGATAAAACAAAGAATGATTGTTAAAGTAGCTGGTGGTGCCCAAATTATGGATGAGAAAGGACAATTTAACATTGGACAAAGAAATTATGCGGCTTTAAGGAAAATCTTTTGGAAAAATGGGGTGCTGATTCAAGCAGAAGATGTTGGCGGTTTTGTCAATCGCACTATGGAATTAGATATAGAGACAGGTGAAGTTCGTTTAAAATTGCCTGGACAAAATATAAAAAAACTATGA
- a CDS encoding HDOD domain-containing protein: MKKIEKILDNIKRLPPFPLVALKIMHIAMDEEVSVQEIVEIIQYDPSITANVLRWCNSPYFGLRRKITSMKEALVYLGSKHLLEIVMLSSCAPYLEKSVAGYELAQGELWRHSVACAIMSQILAKKIKEDDAVVFTGGLLHDIGKIVLSEFVKDTFDKIIQLVKKGYDFLSAEKEIIGMDHAELGGRIGEKWGFPEEITKIITYHHQPEEINDVHVSLVHLADVGVLMLGIGAGADGLAYQGKKEAYELLGLRETDLMACMAELWVNLEKVENIVNFKGKNHGI; this comes from the coding sequence ATGAAAAAGATAGAAAAAATTTTAGATAATATAAAAAGGCTACCTCCTTTTCCCTTAGTTGCCCTTAAGATTATGCACATAGCAATGGATGAAGAAGTTTCTGTGCAAGAAATCGTTGAGATTATTCAATATGATCCATCAATTACTGCTAATGTATTGAGATGGTGTAATTCTCCTTATTTTGGTCTTAGACGTAAAATAACATCTATGAAAGAAGCACTTGTTTATCTTGGAAGTAAACATTTGTTAGAAATTGTGATGTTAAGTAGTTGTGCCCCTTATCTGGAAAAATCAGTGGCAGGTTATGAATTGGCACAAGGAGAGTTGTGGCGACATAGTGTAGCCTGTGCCATTATGAGCCAAATTTTAGCTAAAAAAATAAAGGAAGATGATGCTGTTGTTTTTACAGGAGGATTGTTACATGACATTGGCAAAATTGTTTTAAGTGAATTTGTGAAAGACACATTTGATAAAATCATACAATTAGTTAAAAAAGGTTATGATTTTTTGTCAGCTGAAAAAGAAATAATTGGTATGGATCATGCTGAATTAGGGGGAAGAATTGGAGAAAAATGGGGTTTCCCAGAAGAAATTACTAAAATAATTACCTATCATCATCAACCAGAAGAAATAAATGATGTTCATGTATCTTTAGTCCATTTAGCAGATGTAGGAGTATTAATGTTAGGTATAGGGGCAGGTGCGGATGGATTGGCTTATCAGGGTAAAAAGGAGGCATATGAACTTTTGGGATTGAGAGAAACAGACCTTATGGCTTGTATGGCAGAGCTTTGGGTAAATTTAGAAAAGGTAGAAAATATTGTGAATTTTAAGGGAAAAAACCATGGGATTTAA
- a CDS encoding response regulator — protein sequence MGFNVLIVDDSAAIRKIIKKTILISGFDVENFYEAGNGKEALNILKDNWVDVVVTDIHMPEMSGITLLKKIREDDVLSSLPVIVISTEGREQKVKEALNLGANGYIKKPFKPEDIKDILLKVMGEEYVRKEDFGTVGECDF from the coding sequence ATGGGATTTAATGTTTTAATTGTGGATGATTCTGCAGCTATAAGAAAAATCATTAAAAAAACTATTTTAATCTCTGGCTTTGATGTAGAAAATTTTTATGAAGCAGGAAATGGTAAAGAAGCACTTAATATACTTAAAGATAATTGGGTAGATGTAGTGGTAACAGATATCCATATGCCAGAGATGAGTGGGATAACTTTATTAAAAAAAATAAGAGAAGATGACGTACTTAGTAGTTTACCGGTTATTGTAATTTCTACAGAGGGAAGAGAGCAAAAAGTGAAGGAGGCATTAAATCTTGGGGCAAATGGATATATTAAAAAACCATTTAAACCAGAAGATATAAAAGACATTTTATTAAAAGTTATGGGGGAAGAATATGTCAGAAAAGAGGATTTTGGAACAGTTGGAGAGTGTGACTTTTAA
- a CDS encoding chemotaxis protein CheX: protein MSEKRILEQLESVTFKILADMFFLFPEEIKDINLPEEILEGKISINSENKINLRFFISQKLAETMAENFMGEVVSEDEINEVIKEFVNMIGGNFIAHIDPEGKKKLDLPYVTKIKTINLVPDLKKYEIEGEFFAFTIERE from the coding sequence ATGTCAGAAAAGAGGATTTTGGAACAGTTGGAGAGTGTGACTTTTAAAATTTTGGCAGACATGTTTTTTCTTTTTCCTGAAGAAATAAAAGATATAAATTTACCTGAAGAAATTCTTGAAGGTAAAATTTCTATTAATTCAGAAAATAAAATAAATTTGCGCTTTTTCATTTCTCAAAAATTGGCTGAAACAATGGCAGAAAATTTTATGGGAGAAGTAGTATCTGAAGACGAAATTAATGAAGTGATTAAAGAATTTGTAAATATGATTGGAGGCAATTTTATTGCCCATATTGATCCAGAAGGAAAGAAAAAATTGGATTTACCTTATGTGACAAAAATAAAGACAATAAATCTTGTACCTGATTTAAAAAAATATGAAATTGAGGGTGAATTTTTTGCATTCACAATAGAGAGAGAATAA
- a CDS encoding chemotaxis response regulator protein-glutamate methylesterase — protein sequence MEKIKVLIVDDSAIVRKILTEQLSKEPDIEVVGTAPDPYIARDKIVQLKPNVVLLDIEMPRMDGITFLKKLMKYYPLPVIIVSSLAPKGSRLAIEALEIGAVEVMCKPGGPYSVGEMIVDLSQKIRAAAKIKYIKRKKPAQVKEIKPKTSIQSTLETTNKVIAIGSSTGGTEALREILPQFPPSFPGVVIAQHMPPGFTTAFANRLNELCQIRVKEAENGDSVIPGLALIAPGNYHMLLRRSGAKYYVEIKDGPRVHYQRPSVDVLFTSVAKAAGPNAIGIILTGMGTDGAKGLFEMKKAGAKTIAQDEASCVVFGMPKEAIKLGAVDKILPLQKIPEEVMKYIYNE from the coding sequence ATGGAAAAGATAAAAGTGCTAATTGTAGATGATTCTGCTATTGTAAGAAAAATACTTACAGAACAACTTTCTAAAGAGCCAGATATAGAAGTTGTAGGTACTGCTCCTGACCCATATATTGCCAGAGATAAAATAGTTCAATTAAAACCCAATGTAGTGCTTTTGGATATAGAAATGCCGCGTATGGATGGGATTACGTTCTTAAAAAAACTGATGAAATATTATCCGCTGCCAGTTATTATTGTTAGTTCTCTTGCCCCAAAAGGTTCTAGATTAGCTATAGAAGCATTAGAGATAGGCGCAGTGGAAGTGATGTGTAAACCAGGAGGTCCCTATTCTGTGGGAGAAATGATAGTAGATCTTTCTCAAAAAATAAGAGCAGCAGCAAAAATAAAATATATTAAAAGGAAAAAACCAGCACAAGTTAAAGAAATTAAACCTAAAACATCCATTCAGTCTACTTTAGAAACAACAAATAAGGTTATTGCTATTGGTTCATCAACCGGAGGAACAGAGGCATTAAGAGAGATTTTGCCTCAATTTCCACCAAGCTTTCCAGGTGTTGTTATTGCTCAACATATGCCTCCAGGATTTACAACTGCTTTTGCTAATAGATTGAATGAATTATGTCAAATCAGGGTGAAAGAGGCAGAGAATGGTGATTCAGTTATTCCTGGCTTAGCACTTATTGCCCCAGGTAATTATCATATGCTTTTGAGGCGTAGTGGGGCAAAGTATTATGTAGAAATAAAGGATGGACCAAGAGTGCATTATCAACGCCCATCAGTAGACGTACTTTTTACTTCTGTTGCTAAAGCAGCTGGGCCAAATGCTATTGGTATTATATTAACAGGCATGGGAACAGATGGAGCAAAAGGTTTGTTTGAAATGAAAAAAGCAGGGGCAAAAACCATTGCTCAGGATGAAGCTTCATGTGTGGTTTTTGGTATGCCAAAGGAGGCAATTAAATTAGGAGCAGTAGATAAAATCTTACCCCTTCAAAAAATACCAGAAGAGGTTATGAAATACATTTATAATGAGTAA
- a CDS encoding MerR family transcriptional regulator gives MSKNKKYFKISEASKLVGLEPYVLRFWEREFKEIKPIRFSSHRLYTIEDIKILLEIKKLLYEEGFTISGAKKQLSKRLKQHNILEEIREELKEILKHLGK, from the coding sequence ATGTCAAAAAATAAAAAATATTTTAAAATTAGTGAAGCAAGTAAATTGGTTGGATTAGAACCTTATGTATTGCGTTTCTGGGAAAGGGAATTCAAAGAAATAAAACCTATTCGGTTTTCCAGCCATCGATTATATACTATTGAAGATATTAAAATACTTCTTGAAATTAAAAAATTGCTTTATGAAGAAGGGTTTACTATTTCTGGAGCCAAAAAACAGTTATCAAAACGCTTAAAACAACACAATATTTTAGAAGAAATAAGAGAAGAATTAAAAGAAATTCTTAAACATCTGGGAAAATAA
- a CDS encoding DUF3782 domain-containing protein: MKEEIKKLIYEELPKILRKHPEVRIELWRMLSSLFAPREQTEDRFEKLLKEIQIQREEANKRFEQHQKRLEEFAKRFEVYDKRFEEHQKRFEELLKEIRRVDRRIDRTIGALGARWGISTEYAFREAIKSVIEELTGLKVERYLSYDSEGEVFGWPDQVELDIVIKDGMVWVMEIKSSVSKSEVYTFLRKVNFYEKKENKKVLRKIIVSPMIEPTARDVAERLNIEYYTAPEDLPI; encoded by the coding sequence ATGAAAGAAGAGATAAAAAAGCTCATTTATGAGGAACTTCCAAAAATTTTAAGGAAGCATCCTGAAGTAAGAATAGAGTTGTGGAGGATGCTTTCATCTTTATTTGCACCAAGAGAGCAAACAGAAGACCGTTTTGAAAAGCTTTTAAAAGAAATACAGATACAGAGGGAAGAGGCAAATAAAAGATTTGAACAGCATCAAAAAAGGCTTGAAGAATTCGCTAAACGATTTGAAGTATATGACAAAAGATTTGAAGAGCATCAAAAAAGGTTTGAAGAGCTTTTAAAAGAGATACGCAGGGTTGATAGAAGAATAGATCGCACTATAGGGGCACTTGGTGCAAGATGGGGCATTTCTACAGAATATGCATTTAGAGAAGCAATAAAGTCTGTAATTGAAGAGCTTACAGGTCTTAAAGTAGAAAGATATCTTTCCTATGATAGTGAAGGGGAAGTTTTTGGATGGCCTGACCAGGTAGAATTAGATATAGTAATAAAAGATGGAATGGTATGGGTTATGGAAATAAAAAGTTCTGTAAGTAAATCAGAGGTGTATACATTTTTAAGAAAGGTAAATTTTTATGAGAAAAAAGAAAATAAAAAGGTATTAAGGAAAATAATAGTAAGCCCTATGATTGAACCTACTGCAAGAGACGTAGCAGAAAGGCTCAATATTGAGTATTATACAGCTCCAGAAGACTTACCAATCTAA
- a CDS encoding DUF5752 family protein — MNSEQTIYPFAVKDCALIAIATGIHVQNLRELKDKLLTIHPGSIYYHFWGSLLNPRFEEPEFNNDFAAWTYHALHDPILAERLAVIDPTEFADIEDLRQELIDVIEERLYEIEYVPWSKPDQQFHFIRSQIVVFDTHKRITEPKELAKILPSLSTGSIFYHFIDARRRTKEKTDDFRAWLKGFGDTYADLCSLIAAIDPYFTTLAELRQKLSQLFELYFGGK, encoded by the coding sequence ATGAATTCTGAACAAACAATTTATCCATTTGCAGTAAAAGATTGTGCTTTAATTGCTATTGCTACTGGAATTCATGTTCAAAATCTGAGAGAATTAAAAGATAAATTGTTAACTATTCATCCTGGTAGTATTTATTATCATTTTTGGGGTAGTTTGCTTAATCCTCGTTTTGAAGAGCCAGAATTTAATAATGATTTTGCAGCATGGACATATCATGCACTTCATGACCCTATACTTGCAGAAAGATTGGCTGTTATTGATCCCACAGAATTTGCTGATATAGAGGATTTACGTCAAGAATTAATAGATGTGATTGAAGAAAGACTATATGAAATTGAATATGTTCCATGGTCTAAACCTGATCAGCAATTCCATTTTATTCGTTCTCAAATTGTTGTATTTGATACTCATAAACGTATTACTGAGCCAAAAGAGCTTGCTAAAATTTTGCCATCTTTAAGCACAGGCAGTATTTTTTATCATTTTATTGATGCAAGAAGGAGAACAAAGGAAAAAACAGATGATTTTCGGGCTTGGCTTAAAGGATTTGGTGACACATATGCAGATTTGTGTAGTTTAATTGCTGCTATTGATCCTTATTTTACTACTTTAGCAGAATTGCGTCAAAAATTATCACAGCTATTTGAGTTGTATTTTGGAGGAAAATAA
- a CDS encoding glycosyltransferase yields MMGVLERYAEVAGPDVIEHLRQLAALLKGMKVIHVNSTRKGGGVAEILQKLVPLMQELGIDAKWEIITGKEEFFKCTKSMHNALQGNPINIPEPWFRIYEKTNEENAERLCSELENADMVFIHDPQPAPLLKFCQNRKGKWIWRCHIDISRPYRPVWKYFKNFVIAYDASIFSIADFAQPLPHPLYIIPPSIDPLSEKNIELEKEEVFSVYKKFGIDPELPVIVQISRFDRFKDPLGVIQAYRLTKKFIPHLQLVLAGGGATDDPEGEMVLSEVQAAAADDPNIHVLSLPPESDRIINALQRGADIVLQKSIKEGFGLTVTEAMWKGKPVIGGNTGGIRLQVINHHTGFLVDTPEGAALRIRYLLRHRDQLYTMGEKAKEFVRENFLITRHLRDYLTLMVAISYGVKERIELG; encoded by the coding sequence ATAATGGGAGTGCTTGAGCGGTATGCAGAAGTTGCTGGTCCTGATGTAATCGAGCATTTGCGACAACTTGCAGCTTTATTAAAAGGAATGAAAGTCATTCATGTCAATTCAACACGCAAAGGTGGGGGAGTAGCTGAAATTTTACAAAAGCTTGTTCCTCTTATGCAAGAATTAGGAATAGATGCTAAATGGGAAATAATTACTGGTAAGGAAGAATTTTTTAAATGTACAAAGAGTATGCATAATGCTCTTCAAGGAAATCCAATAAATATACCAGAACCTTGGTTTAGAATTTATGAAAAGACAAATGAAGAAAATGCAGAAAGATTGTGTTCAGAGCTTGAAAATGCAGATATGGTGTTTATTCATGATCCCCAGCCGGCTCCATTGCTTAAATTTTGCCAAAATAGAAAAGGCAAATGGATTTGGCGTTGTCACATAGACATCAGTCGTCCTTATCGTCCTGTATGGAAATATTTTAAAAACTTTGTTATTGCTTATGATGCAAGTATTTTTTCTATTGCTGATTTTGCTCAACCTTTACCACATCCATTATACATAATTCCTCCAAGCATTGATCCTTTGAGTGAAAAAAATATAGAATTAGAAAAAGAAGAGGTTTTTTCTGTTTATAAAAAATTTGGCATAGATCCTGAATTACCTGTTATTGTCCAGATTTCTCGTTTTGATCGTTTTAAAGATCCTCTTGGAGTAATTCAGGCTTATAGATTAACAAAGAAATTTATTCCTCATTTACAGCTTGTTTTGGCTGGTGGCGGAGCTACAGATGATCCAGAGGGTGAAATGGTTTTAAGCGAAGTACAAGCTGCAGCTGCTGATGATCCCAATATCCACGTACTTTCTTTGCCTCCAGAATCAGATCGTATTATTAATGCTTTACAACGGGGAGCAGATATTGTTTTACAAAAATCTATAAAAGAAGGTTTTGGTCTCACTGTTACCGAAGCTATGTGGAAGGGAAAACCTGTTATTGGAGGAAATACAGGTGGCATTAGACTTCAAGTAATTAATCATCATACAGGTTTTTTAGTAGATACACCAGAAGGAGCTGCTCTTCGTATTCGTTATTTACTCCGTCATCGAGATCAACTTTATACAATGGGAGAAAAAGCAAAAGAATTTGTGAGAGAAAATTTTCTTATAACAAGACATTTAAGAGATTATCTCACACTTATGGTAGCCATATCTTATGGTGTAAAGGAGAGAATCGAGTTAGGATAA
- the queF gene encoding preQ(1) synthase has protein sequence MAELKYGEKAIAEAKLEAWPNPYPDRNYTIEITFPEFTCLCPRSGYPDFATIRIKYIPDKNIVELKSLKLYLNKYRGIYISHEEATNRIYTDLYNLLKPKFLEVIGDFNPRGNVKTIVKVSSEK, from the coding sequence ATGGCAGAATTAAAATATGGTGAGAAAGCAATTGCTGAAGCAAAACTTGAGGCTTGGCCAAATCCTTATCCTGATAGAAATTATACCATTGAAATAACCTTTCCAGAATTTACTTGCCTTTGCCCTCGTTCTGGATATCCAGATTTTGCTACAATTAGAATAAAATATATACCTGATAAAAATATTGTAGAATTAAAATCTCTCAAATTATATTTGAATAAATATCGTGGTATTTATATCTCACATGAAGAGGCAACTAATAGGATCTATACAGACCTTTACAATCTTCTTAAACCAAAATTTCTTGAAGTAATAGGTGATTTTAATCCCAGAGGGAATGTAAAAACCATTGTCAAAGTTTCTTCAGAAAAATGA